A region from the Salvia splendens isolate huo1 chromosome 15, SspV2, whole genome shotgun sequence genome encodes:
- the LOC121766987 gene encoding TATA-box-binding protein 2: MADPQGLEGSQPVDLSKHPSGIVPTLQNIVSTVNLDCKLDLKAIALQARNAEYNPKRFAAVIMRIREPKTTALIFASGKMVCTGAKSEEQSRLAARKYARIIQKLGFPAKFKDFKIQNIVGSCDVKFPIRLEGLAYAHGAFSSYEPELFPGLIYRMKQPKIVLLIFVSGKIVLTGAKVRDETYTAFENIYPVLTEFRKVQQ; encoded by the exons ATGGCGGATCCTCAAGGTCTGGAAGGGAGCCAGCCAGTTGATCTCTCTAAGCATCCCTCGGGAATTGTTCCAACTCTCCA GAATATTGTCTCTACTGTCAATTTGGACTGCAAATTAGATCTTAAAGCTATAGCATTGCAGGCTCGTAATGCAGAATACAATCCCAAG CGTTTTGCTGCTGTGATTATGAGGATTCGAGAACCAAAAACAACAGCATTGATATTTGCATCCGGAAAGATG GTGTGTACAGGAGCCAAGAGTGAAGAGCAATCCAGATTGGCTGCCCGTAAG TATGCTAGAATTATTCAGAAGCTTGGCTTCCCTGCAAAATTCAAG gATTTCAAGATTCAGAACATAGTTGGCTCCTGTGATGTAAAATTTCCCATTCGACTTGAAGGGCTGGCCTATGCTCACGGAGCCTTTTCCAGT TACGAGCCAGAACTGTTCCCTGGATTAATCTATCGAATGAAACAACCCAAGATCGTGTTACTTATCTTCGTTTCTGGGAAGATTGTCCTTACTGGAGCTAAG GTTAGAGATGAGACCTACACTGCCTTTGAGAATATATACCCTGTTCTCACAGAATTCCGGAAAGTTCAGCAATG A
- the LOC121766772 gene encoding uncharacterized protein LOC121766772 gives MKDGTLMPVLFCKIHCPFICFCKPSAAHLYTSAPLKLEGSLHVVHSAFAVDKSPSVVEEGSVNGNKNSEIMLKSCIREPQGKEAGKKRVEWKDNAGKQLAEINEFEPRDGYKYDDQATILDCEASIIAIAKQEILSMKRMSAAVIVPFSDVALY, from the exons ATGAAGGATGGGACTTTGATGCCGGTTTTGTTTTGCAAGATTCACTGTCCATTCATCTGCTTCTGCAAACCCTCCGCTGCTCATCTTTACACTTCAGCTCCACTGAAATTGGAGGGCTCTCTTCATGTGGTTCATTCGGCTTTTGCTGTTGACAAGTCGCCTtctgtggttgaagaagggtcGGTAAATGGCAATAAAAATTCTGAGATTATGCTCAAGAGCTGCATTCGGGAGCCCCAAGGCAAAGAGGCCGGGAAGAAAAGAGTTGAGTGGAAGGACAATGCAGGGAAACAGCTCGCTGAGATCAACGAGTTCGAACCCAG GGATGGCTACAAATATGATGATCAAGCCACCATACTAGATTGTGAAGCCTCA ATTATTGCCATAGCGAAACAGGAGATACTCTCGATGAAGAGGATGTCAGCCGCTGTCATTGTGCCATTCTCTGATGTAGCTCTCTATTGA
- the LOC121768971 gene encoding YTH domain-containing protein ECT2-like isoform X2, producing the protein MAAAVPPPADQAADLLQKLSLDSQAKTIEILDATKKPIVDSGNVANGIQMERSVTPQIPDFMDPTVCYYPSPAYYYTPFEGNEWEDYARYLSPDGVELTPGAYGDMYPGYGYPPYGPYSPAVSPIPTLSHDGQLYSPQHYQYPTPYFQPLPPTNGPYPSGAKGDMATSGGADQVPLPVDSSNSKSNGVAGSVATKGNNGTAMARPTYQNSSFNANGSYGRGALPGGIPSSGYQNPRFGFDGLHSPVPWLETPYFSDAQQRPITSSSMSSAVGNGNSVPSSRNQNYQPHLMGLNHPRPMSLVNNASGYINRMYPNKLYGQYGNAYRSGVCYGSNAYDTRSAGSGWVAVDSKYKPRGRGNGYFGYGNENIDGLNELNRGPRTKSTKNTKGFTPVALAVKGQNIPLAETADNEKSSVVPDREQYNRSDFAETYPDAKFFIIKSYSEDDVHKSIKYNIWASTPNGNKKLDAAYQSAHQKPGSCPVFLFFSVNTSGQFVGVAEMIGPVDFNKNVDYWQQDKWIGCFPVKWHIVKDVPNSLLKHITLENNENKPVTNSRDTQEVKLEQGLEVLKIFKDHVSKQCILDDFDFYEDRQKKILEKKAKQQHYHKQFADSSLGRQTS; encoded by the exons ATGGCCGCCGCCGTTCCGCCTCCAGCAGATC AGGCTGCAGATTTATTGCAGAAATTGTCACTGGACTCGCAGGCGAAGACTATCGAAATTCTCGATGCAACTAAGAAG CCAATAGTTGATTCTGGAAATGTGGCTAATGGGATACAAATGGAGCGATCTGTCACGCCGCAAATTCCAGATTTTATGGATCCTACGGTGTGCTACTATCCGTCACCTGCTTACTATTATACTC CCTTTGAGGGAAATGAATGGGAAGATTACGCACGATACCTGAGCCCAGATGGAGTGGAGCTGACTCCG GGCGCTTATGGGGACATGTATCCTGGTTATGGCTATCCTCCTTATGGGCCATATTCACCCGCTGTTTCCCCCATTCCAACATTGTCTCACGATGGTCAGCTGTATAGTCCTCAACATTATCAGTACCCAACTCCTTATTTCCAGCCATTGCCACCCACAAATGGTCCGTACCCCTCTGGTGCCAAAGGTGACATGGCCACCTCTGGGGGTGCTGATCAAGTGCCTTTACCGGTGGATTCGTCTAATTCaaaatctaatggtgttgccgGTAGTGTGGCCACAAAGGGAAACAATGGTACAGCGATGGCAAGACCAACATACCAAAATTCATCTTTCAATGCGAATGGCTCATATGGAAGAGGTGCTTTGCCTGGGGGAATTCCATCCTCTGGTTATCAAAATCCAAGATTTGGTTTTGATGGTTTACATTCACCTGTCCCATGGTTAGAGACTCCATATTTTTCAGATGCACAACAAAGGCCTATAACTAGTTCATCGATGTCCTCTGCAGTTGGGAATGGAAATAGTGTTCCTTCGTCCAGGAATCAGAATTATCAGCCTCACCTGATG GGCTTGAATCACCCAAGGCCAATGTCATTGGTGAACAATGCTAGTGGATACATTAATAGAATGTATCCAAACAAGTTATATGGTCAATATGGAAATGCATACAGATCTGGAGTGTGCTATGGTTCGAATGCTTATGACACACGGTCGGCTGGAAGTGGCTGGGTGGCTGTCGATAGCAAGTACAAGCCTAGGGGAAGAGGAAATGGATATTTCGGGTATGGTAATGAGAATATTGATGGCCTCAATGAATTGAACAGGGGTCCAAGAACCAAGAGCACCAAGAACACAAAGGGATTTACACCAGTAGCTTTGGCTGTCAAAGGTCAAAATATTCCCTTGGCTGAAACAGCTGATAATGAAAAGTCAAGTGTGGTTCCTGATCGTGAACAATACAACAGATCAGACTTCGCTGAAACTTACCCTGATGCCAAATTTTTCATTATTAAATCATACAgtgaagatgatgtccataagAGCATCAAGTACAATATTTGGGCTAGCACGCCAAATGGTAACAAAAAGCTGGATGCTGCTTACCAGAGTGCTCACCAAAAACCTGGAAGCTGCCctgttttccttttcttctcc GTTAATACCAGTGGTCAGTTTGTTGGTGTTGCTGAGATGATCGGTCCTGTTGACTTCAATAAGAATGTGGATTATTGGCAGCAAGACAAATGGATTGGTTGTTTTCCAGTTAAGTGGCACATTGTGAAGGATGTACCGAACAGTTTGTTGAAGCATATTACCCTCGAGAATAATGAGAACAAACCCGTGACTAACAGCAGGGACACCCAGGAG GTTAAACTTGAGCAGGGGCTCGAGGTACTCAAAATATTTAAGGATCACGTAAGCAAGCAGTGcatcttggatgattttgatttctATGAGGATAGGCAGAAGAAAATCCTGGAGAAGAAAGCCAAGCAACAGCATTACCACAAACAG TTTGCAGACTCAAGTTTGGGAAGGCAAACCAGCTGA
- the LOC121767141 gene encoding 2-oxoisovalerate dehydrogenase subunit beta 1, mitochondrial-like, which produces MPCTTGRGITRIGNFSRIWSSPCRGLQTAVHGQSPPPTKPVNLFSAVNQALHIALDTDPRAYVFGEDVGFGGVFRCTTGLADQFGKRRVFNTPLCEQGIVGFAIGLAAMGNRAIAEIQFADYIFPAFDQIVNEAAKFRYRSGNQFNCGGLTIRTPYGAVGHGGHYHSQSPEAFFCHVPGIKVVIPRSPRQAKGLLLSSIRDPNPVVFLEPKWLYRLAVEEVPEQDYMLPLSEAEVIREGSDITLVGWGAQLSVMEQACVDAEKEGISCELVDLKTLIPWDKETVEASVNKTGRLLVSHEAPITGGFGAEISASIVERCFTRLEAPVARVCGLDTPFPLVFEPFYMPTKNKILDAIKSTVKY; this is translated from the exons ATGCCTTGCACCACCGGCCGTGGTATCACCAGAATCGGAAATTTTAGTCGGATTTGGTCTTCGCCTTGCAGGGGACTGCAGACCGCCGTCCACGGCCAATCGCCGCCTCCAACTAAGCCTGTCAATTTATTCTCTGCTGTAAACCAAGCCCTTCACATAGCCTTGGACACCGATCCTCG TGCTTATGTATTTGGGGAAGATGTGGGGTTTGGTGGTGTTTTCCGCTGCACTACTGGTTTAGCTGATCAATTTGGCAAACGTCGAGTTTTCAATACTCCCCTCTGTGAGCAG GGCATTGTTGGATTTGCAATTGGTCTGGCAGCTATG GGGAACAGAGCAATAGCTGAAATTCAGTTTGCAGATTATATTTTTCCTGCTTTTGATCAG ATTGTGAATGAAGCAGCTAAGTTTAGATACCGGAGTGGCAATCAATTTAATTGCGGAG GCTTAACAATCAGAACACCTTATGGAGCCGTTGGCCATGGAGGCCATTACCATTCTCAATCCCCTGAAGCTTTTTTCTGTCATGTTCCTGGTATAAAG GTTGTGATTCCACGCAGTCCTCGACAAGCTAAAGGACTGCTGTTGTCGTCAATCCGCGACCCGAATCCAGTTGTATTTCTGGAACCAAAG TGGCTGTACCGGCTGGCAGTGGAAGAAGTTCCAGAGCAAGATTACATGTTACCACTATCAGAAGCTGAG GTGATTCGGGAAGGGAGTGACATAACACTTGTTGGATGGGGAGCTCAGCTGTCGGTCATGGAACAGGCCTGTGTGGATGCGGAGAAG GAGGGCATCTCCTGTGAATTGGTAGACCTGAAAACTCTAATACCATGGGATAAGGAAACAGTAGAGGCATCCGTTAATAAAACTGGAAGACTTCTG GTTAGTCATGAAGCTCCAATAACAGGTGGATTTGGCGCTGAAATATCTGCATCCATAGTGGAACGGTGCTTTACTAGG TTAGAAGCTCCAGTAGCAAGAGTGTGCGGCCTGGATACCCCTTTCCCTCTTGTATTTGAGCCATTCTACATGCCAACGAAGAACAAG ATATTGGATGCCATCAAATCCACGGTCAAATATTAG
- the LOC121768971 gene encoding YTH domain-containing protein ECT2-like isoform X1, translating to MAAAVPPPADQAADLLQKLSLDSQAKTIEILDATKKPIVDSGNVANGIQMERSVTPQIPDFMDPTVCYYPSPAYYYTPFEGNEWEDYARYLSPDGVELTPGAYGDMYPGYGYPPYGPYSPAVSPIPTLSHDGQLYSPQHYQYPTPYFQPLPPTNGPYPSGAKGDMATSGGADQVPLPVDSSNSKSNGVAGSVATKGNNGTAMARPTYQNSSFNANGSYGRGALPGGIPSSGYQNPRFGFDGLHSPVPWLETPYFSDAQQRPITSSSMSSAVGNGNSVPSSRNQNYQPHLMGLNHPRPMSLVNNASGYINRMYPNKLYGQYGNAYRSGVCYGSNAYDTRSAGSGWVAVDSKYKPRGRGNGYFGYGNENIDGLNELNRGPRTKSTKNTKGFTPVALAVKGQNIPLAETADNEKSSVVPDREQYNRSDFAETYPDAKFFIIKSYSEDDVHKSIKYNIWASTPNGNKKLDAAYQSAHQKPGSCPVFLFFSVNTSGQFVGVAEMIGPVDFNKNVDYWQQDKWIGCFPVKWHIVKDVPNSLLKHITLENNENKPVTNSRDTQEVKLEQGLEVLKIFKDHVSKQCILDDFDFYEDRQKKILEKKAKQQHYHKQTQVWEGKPAELKNKENKECANAQVEKESASAVVVNGNVDVTESITLPKSCDVKPAVAIPEKEVVANGC from the exons ATGGCCGCCGCCGTTCCGCCTCCAGCAGATC AGGCTGCAGATTTATTGCAGAAATTGTCACTGGACTCGCAGGCGAAGACTATCGAAATTCTCGATGCAACTAAGAAG CCAATAGTTGATTCTGGAAATGTGGCTAATGGGATACAAATGGAGCGATCTGTCACGCCGCAAATTCCAGATTTTATGGATCCTACGGTGTGCTACTATCCGTCACCTGCTTACTATTATACTC CCTTTGAGGGAAATGAATGGGAAGATTACGCACGATACCTGAGCCCAGATGGAGTGGAGCTGACTCCG GGCGCTTATGGGGACATGTATCCTGGTTATGGCTATCCTCCTTATGGGCCATATTCACCCGCTGTTTCCCCCATTCCAACATTGTCTCACGATGGTCAGCTGTATAGTCCTCAACATTATCAGTACCCAACTCCTTATTTCCAGCCATTGCCACCCACAAATGGTCCGTACCCCTCTGGTGCCAAAGGTGACATGGCCACCTCTGGGGGTGCTGATCAAGTGCCTTTACCGGTGGATTCGTCTAATTCaaaatctaatggtgttgccgGTAGTGTGGCCACAAAGGGAAACAATGGTACAGCGATGGCAAGACCAACATACCAAAATTCATCTTTCAATGCGAATGGCTCATATGGAAGAGGTGCTTTGCCTGGGGGAATTCCATCCTCTGGTTATCAAAATCCAAGATTTGGTTTTGATGGTTTACATTCACCTGTCCCATGGTTAGAGACTCCATATTTTTCAGATGCACAACAAAGGCCTATAACTAGTTCATCGATGTCCTCTGCAGTTGGGAATGGAAATAGTGTTCCTTCGTCCAGGAATCAGAATTATCAGCCTCACCTGATG GGCTTGAATCACCCAAGGCCAATGTCATTGGTGAACAATGCTAGTGGATACATTAATAGAATGTATCCAAACAAGTTATATGGTCAATATGGAAATGCATACAGATCTGGAGTGTGCTATGGTTCGAATGCTTATGACACACGGTCGGCTGGAAGTGGCTGGGTGGCTGTCGATAGCAAGTACAAGCCTAGGGGAAGAGGAAATGGATATTTCGGGTATGGTAATGAGAATATTGATGGCCTCAATGAATTGAACAGGGGTCCAAGAACCAAGAGCACCAAGAACACAAAGGGATTTACACCAGTAGCTTTGGCTGTCAAAGGTCAAAATATTCCCTTGGCTGAAACAGCTGATAATGAAAAGTCAAGTGTGGTTCCTGATCGTGAACAATACAACAGATCAGACTTCGCTGAAACTTACCCTGATGCCAAATTTTTCATTATTAAATCATACAgtgaagatgatgtccataagAGCATCAAGTACAATATTTGGGCTAGCACGCCAAATGGTAACAAAAAGCTGGATGCTGCTTACCAGAGTGCTCACCAAAAACCTGGAAGCTGCCctgttttccttttcttctcc GTTAATACCAGTGGTCAGTTTGTTGGTGTTGCTGAGATGATCGGTCCTGTTGACTTCAATAAGAATGTGGATTATTGGCAGCAAGACAAATGGATTGGTTGTTTTCCAGTTAAGTGGCACATTGTGAAGGATGTACCGAACAGTTTGTTGAAGCATATTACCCTCGAGAATAATGAGAACAAACCCGTGACTAACAGCAGGGACACCCAGGAG GTTAAACTTGAGCAGGGGCTCGAGGTACTCAAAATATTTAAGGATCACGTAAGCAAGCAGTGcatcttggatgattttgatttctATGAGGATAGGCAGAAGAAAATCCTGGAGAAGAAAGCCAAGCAACAGCATTACCACAAACAG ACTCAAGTTTGGGAAGGCAAACCAGCTGAATTGAAGAACAAGGAGAATAAGGAATGTGCGAATGCTCAAGTGGAGAAAGAAAGTGCATCTGCTGTGGTGGTGAATGGGAATGTGGATGTTACAGAAAGCATCACTCTTCCCAAGTCTTGTGATGTAAAACCTGCTGTTGCTATTCCAGAGAAGGAAGTGGTGGCTAATGGGTGCTAG